The following proteins come from a genomic window of Peptoniphilus equinus:
- the groL gene encoding chaperonin GroEL (60 kDa chaperone family; promotes refolding of misfolded polypeptides especially under stressful conditions; forms two stacked rings of heptamers to form a barrel-shaped 14mer; ends can be capped by GroES; misfolded proteins enter the barrel where they are refolded when GroES binds), whose translation MAKEIKFSEDARKGLMDGINGLANTVKVTLGPKGRNVILDREFGSPLITNDGVTIAREIEFEDKFENMGAQLLKEVATKTNDVAGDGTTTATLLAQAITQEGMRNLAAGANPMVLQKGIRQAVDTAVEAIKNFSKPVETKEAIAQVAAVSSADEQVGELIAEAMEKVGKDGVITVEESKSTGTHLDVVEGMQFDRGYLSPYMVTDNEKMVAEMDNPFILITDKKITNIQDLLPLLEQVLQQSKPLLIVAEDIEGEALATLVLNKLRGTLNIVGVKAPGYGDRRKEMLQDIAILTGGKVVSSDLGEDLKDATVDVLGQAQKVRVEKDLTVIVDGAGDKAELEGRIGQIKAQIEETTSDFDREKLQERLAKLSGGVAVIQVGAATEVELKERKLRIEDALSATRAAVEEGIVPGGGTVLVDSIGAVQSLYETKEGDEKTGVGIILKALEAPVRQIAENAGLEGSVIVSQVKAEGEGVGYDAYKGEYVDMIKSGIVDPTKVTRSALQNAASVAAMVLTTEAAVGAIKEDTPPMPNPGMGMM comes from the coding sequence ATGGCTAAAGAAATTAAATTCTCAGAAGATGCAAGAAAAGGTCTCATGGATGGGATCAACGGTCTTGCCAATACAGTAAAAGTCACCCTTGGACCTAAGGGTCGCAACGTCATTTTAGATCGTGAATTCGGTTCTCCGCTCATCACCAATGACGGTGTCACCATTGCAAGAGAAATTGAATTTGAAGATAAATTTGAGAACATGGGTGCACAACTGTTAAAAGAAGTGGCAACCAAGACCAACGATGTGGCAGGGGACGGGACTACCACAGCCACCCTGTTGGCTCAAGCTATCACTCAAGAAGGTATGCGAAACCTCGCTGCCGGCGCCAACCCAATGGTGTTGCAAAAAGGAATTCGTCAAGCGGTAGATACGGCTGTGGAAGCGATCAAAAACTTCTCTAAACCAGTTGAAACCAAAGAGGCTATTGCACAAGTGGCTGCCGTGTCCTCTGCGGACGAACAAGTGGGTGAGTTGATTGCCGAAGCTATGGAAAAGGTCGGTAAAGACGGTGTCATCACGGTCGAAGAGTCCAAATCTACCGGTACACACCTGGATGTGGTAGAAGGGATGCAGTTTGATCGCGGCTATCTGTCTCCATATATGGTCACCGACAATGAAAAGATGGTGGCGGAGATGGATAATCCGTTCATTCTCATCACAGACAAAAAAATCACCAACATTCAAGACCTGCTCCCACTCTTGGAACAAGTCCTGCAACAATCCAAACCGCTTCTAATTGTTGCCGAAGATATTGAAGGGGAAGCTCTGGCAACCTTGGTGCTGAATAAACTTCGCGGCACTTTAAACATCGTTGGGGTCAAAGCACCGGGCTATGGTGATCGTAGAAAAGAAATGCTCCAAGATATCGCCATTTTAACCGGTGGTAAAGTTGTCTCCTCCGATCTTGGCGAAGATTTGAAAGACGCCACAGTTGACGTTTTAGGTCAGGCACAAAAGGTCCGCGTAGAAAAAGATCTCACCGTTATCGTGGATGGTGCAGGCGATAAGGCTGAATTGGAAGGCCGCATAGGACAAATCAAAGCCCAAATTGAAGAAACCACCTCAGATTTCGATCGTGAAAAACTTCAAGAACGCTTGGCAAAACTTTCCGGCGGTGTGGCTGTTATTCAAGTTGGGGCTGCCACTGAAGTGGAACTGAAAGAGCGTAAACTTCGCATTGAAGACGCACTGTCCGCAACCCGGGCAGCCGTCGAAGAAGGCATTGTACCTGGTGGCGGGACGGTGCTTGTCGACTCTATCGGTGCTGTGCAATCCCTTTATGAAACCAAAGAAGGGGACGAAAAAACCGGTGTGGGTATTATCTTAAAAGCACTGGAGGCACCTGTACGTCAAATTGCAGAAAATGCCGGTTTGGAAGGATCCGTCATTGTGAGCCAAGTCAAAGCGGAAGGCGAAGGCGTAGGCTATGATGCCTATAAAGGAGAATATGTCGATATGATTAAGAGCGGTATTGTCGATCCTACCAAGGTCACTCGTTCCGCCCTTCAAAATGCAGCTTCCGTAGCAGCAATGGTGCTTACGACAGAAGCCGCTGTCGGTGCCATTAAAGAAGACACTCCGCCAATGCCAAATCCCGGCATGGGCATGATGTAA
- a CDS encoding co-chaperone GroES: MNLKPLDDKIVIKKAEKEETTASGIVLPSSAKEESNIAEVIAIGKGITDDDAKKEELHIGDKVIFSKYAGTEVELEKTAYTILKYTDILAVIE; encoded by the coding sequence ATGAATTTAAAACCATTGGATGACAAAATTGTAATTAAGAAAGCTGAAAAGGAAGAGACTACAGCTTCAGGTATTGTGCTGCCGTCCTCTGCTAAAGAAGAATCCAACATCGCTGAAGTCATTGCTATCGGCAAGGGCATTACCGATGATGATGCGAAAAAAGAGGAGCTTCACATTGGGGATAAAGTTATCTTTTCCAAGTATGCCGGCACGGAAGTGGAATTGGAAAAGACCGCGTATACTATCTTAAAATATACGGACATTCTCGCCGTTATCGAATAA
- a CDS encoding DUF554 domain-containing protein, whose product MFGVIINSLGIILGSTLGLVIGQRFSKELQDQIMTILGLGVFVIGLQGALSGGSVTVMIVSCVVGLLIGHALQLETRLNQLAFGLTARVVKNGDSAKVAEGFITTSLMFCVGSMSIIGSLNAGLLHSYDVLYVKTALDSISAIIFASALGVGVVFSSVSLFIYQSFLVAISGFLEPIMTESMLTEIATVGGLLIMAIGCNMLKITTIKNANLIPAILIPVLYQLVKISFNPL is encoded by the coding sequence ATGTTTGGCGTCATTATTAATAGCTTGGGGATTATCCTCGGCTCGACCTTAGGTCTTGTTATCGGACAGCGCTTTTCAAAGGAATTACAGGATCAAATTATGACCATCTTAGGCCTTGGTGTTTTTGTCATCGGTCTTCAAGGGGCGCTTAGCGGCGGCTCCGTCACTGTCATGATTGTCTCCTGTGTGGTGGGGTTACTTATCGGACACGCCTTGCAGTTGGAGACACGTCTCAATCAGCTCGCTTTCGGCCTCACCGCCCGTGTGGTTAAAAATGGAGACAGCGCCAAGGTGGCCGAAGGCTTCATCACCACATCCCTCATGTTCTGCGTAGGGTCCATGTCCATTATCGGCTCGTTGAATGCCGGCCTTTTACACAGCTATGATGTGCTTTATGTGAAAACTGCGCTGGACAGCATCAGTGCTATTATATTTGCCAGTGCCCTCGGGGTTGGCGTGGTGTTTTCGTCGGTGAGTCTTTTTATCTATCAGAGTTTTCTGGTTGCGATCAGCGGCTTTTTGGAGCCTATTATGACCGAGTCCATGTTGACGGAGATAGCAACAGTCGGAGGACTGCTTATTATGGCTATCGGATGTAATATGTTAAAGATTACCACAATTAAGAATGCGAATCTCATTCCTGCCATTCTCATCCCCGTGCTCTATCAGCTGGTAAAAATATCGTTTAATCCTCTTTGA
- a CDS encoding DNA-3-methyladenine glycosylase family protein: MAVKSQIVDTPYFDPKAIFNCGQAFRGRTTADGFLVPVEGRLIAITPCGGGWSFQSDRPEADRHYFDFNTDYGALRRPLHNFEAMRTPMAYGRGIRLLNQSPFETICTFIISQNSHIPRIKKTVEWLAATFGSEIREGIYSFPTPQALASADLSILREQGKLGYRDKYILGTAQAVAEARVTMAELMKLDRDRARELLLTLPGVGPKVADCILLFGLGHKDAFPVDVWIQRVMEHLFLQSKTSKSRIAIEGRRLFGESAGLAQQYLFYYGREHSDVWRHY; encoded by the coding sequence ATGGCCGTTAAATCTCAGATCGTTGACACGCCGTACTTTGATCCGAAAGCTATTTTTAACTGTGGTCAGGCCTTTCGAGGTAGAACCACGGCAGACGGTTTTTTGGTGCCGGTGGAAGGGCGTCTCATTGCCATCACACCGTGTGGCGGTGGGTGGTCGTTTCAGTCTGACAGGCCTGAGGCGGACCGTCACTATTTTGACTTCAACACGGACTACGGGGCCTTACGGCGCCCGCTCCACAACTTTGAAGCGATGCGAACGCCGATGGCCTACGGCCGAGGAATTCGTCTTTTAAATCAGAGCCCGTTTGAGACCATCTGCACCTTTATCATCTCCCAAAACTCTCACATTCCTCGCATTAAAAAGACGGTGGAATGGTTGGCCGCGACGTTCGGATCGGAAATTCGAGAGGGAATTTACAGCTTTCCCACACCTCAGGCACTTGCTTCGGCAGATCTGAGTATATTAAGAGAACAGGGCAAGTTAGGCTATCGTGATAAGTATATTTTAGGCACGGCGCAGGCTGTGGCAGAAGCGCGGGTCACGATGGCGGAGCTGATGAAGCTCGATCGTGACAGAGCACGGGAGTTGCTTCTTACTTTGCCAGGCGTAGGGCCCAAAGTAGCGGACTGTATCCTCCTCTTCGGGTTGGGGCACAAGGACGCCTTCCCCGTGGATGTGTGGATACAGCGGGTGATGGAACATCTTTTTTTACAATCGAAAACTTCAAAGTCTCGTATTGCCATAGAAGGTCGTCGGCTCTTCGGGGAAAGTGCCGGCCTTGCTCAGCAGTATCTTTTTTATTATGGAAGGGAGCACAGTGATGTTTGGCGTCATTATTAA
- a CDS encoding redox-sensing transcriptional repressor Rex — MYKNLKNKVATPVIRRLPVYYRKLSDCVEQGRDRISSQELSELCGFSASQIRQDLNHFGGFGQQGYGYNTALLRDEIAQILGIHNRYKAVVVGAGRLGTAIFEYEGIRKSGFDIVALFDNDPKKIGMKVEHVTIEPADELLHYIDHHQVDVAIITVPKTAAEEIIRRLDAHGIRGIWNFAPVDVNVTHSIVENTRINDSILKLSYYLQHGR, encoded by the coding sequence ATGTATAAGAATCTAAAAAATAAAGTTGCCACACCGGTCATTCGACGCCTTCCGGTTTACTATCGCAAGCTGTCCGATTGTGTCGAGCAGGGACGTGATCGCATCAGTTCTCAAGAACTCAGTGAGCTCTGCGGTTTCTCCGCCAGTCAGATTCGTCAGGATCTAAACCACTTTGGAGGTTTCGGACAACAAGGCTACGGCTATAATACCGCGCTGCTTAGAGATGAGATCGCTCAAATACTTGGCATTCACAACCGTTACAAGGCGGTTGTCGTGGGTGCGGGACGTCTGGGAACTGCAATTTTTGAATACGAAGGGATTCGTAAAAGCGGTTTTGATATTGTTGCCCTCTTTGATAACGATCCGAAAAAGATTGGCATGAAAGTGGAACATGTTACCATCGAGCCGGCTGATGAGCTTTTGCACTACATTGATCATCACCAGGTGGATGTGGCGATTATAACTGTGCCGAAGACGGCTGCAGAGGAAATTATTCGTCGCTTGGACGCACATGGCATTCGAGGTATTTGGAACTTTGCGCCGGTGGATGTGAATGTCACCCACTCCATTGTGGAAAATACTCGGATTAACGATTCTATTTTAAAATTAAGCTACTATTTACAACATGGCCGTTAA